In Pygocentrus nattereri isolate fPygNat1 chromosome 26, fPygNat1.pri, whole genome shotgun sequence, one genomic interval encodes:
- the bcl6aa gene encoding BCL6A transcription repressor a isoform X4, whose protein sequence is MQEVSRKALPDLDKMSCAADSCIQFTRHASDVLLNLNRLRSRDILTDVTILVNRQQFRAHKTVLMACSGLFYTIFTDSLKCNLNAISLDPKVDPEGFAILLEFMYTSRLTLKESLIMAVMNTAIYLQMDHVVDTCHRFIKSSDSSIKLPREDFLVSPLLLPQDVHGYRPHEMVESIPGRAGPFRDGRSYGPGMLNGVNAPSSSYHLYGQFPMQGFPFPLCKLTDAKNTFPDFSKGAPIQHKHCSPADGNSSMVADYGRTTTSGPSSMCHGTPYSSRELGRNEEMKRESLEGLVQSIGMSSRKHGMASLAQEQQREMGKEQGPLVEEDLTHQHYSMGMPSSGRKTLMSSPQSPLKSDCQPNSPTESSSSKNAALSQASQPPTLQGTQDPKARNWKKYKFIVLNQSTKEEESGPHDPEMRSPQRLGLPAFHPTSETDHPESQASNTKISDHGDDFTVPQASRLNNIINRTLEGSQRNGDSHSSLYMSHLKCTSCGSQSPQHSDVCPNTPGSRLTEEMSELHSEYSDSSCENGTYFCNECDSKFAEEEILKRHMLQVHSDKPYKCDRCQAAFRYKGNLASHKTVHTGEKPYRCNICGAQFNRPANLKTHTRIHSGEKPYKCETCGARFVQVAHLRAHVLIHTGEKPYPCEICGTRFRHLQTLKSHLRIHTGEKPYHCEKCNLHFRHKSQLRLHLRQKHGAITNTKIQYRISTTDLPTDLTKAC, encoded by the exons tGGGCTCTTCTACACAATCTTCACCGACTCTCTAAAATGCAACCTAAACGCTATCAGTCTGGACCCGAAGGTCGACCCGGAAGGCTTTGCAATCCTTCTGGAGTTCATGTACACTTCTCGCCTCACGCTGAAGGAGAGCCTCATCATGGCAGTCATGAACACAGCCATCTACCTGCAGATGGACCACGTCGTTGACACCTGCCACAGATTCATTAAGTCCAG TGACTCCTCCATCAAACTGCCCCGAGAGGACTTTCTCGTCAGTCCTTTACTTTTACCTCAAGATGTTCACGGTTACAGACCACACGAGATGGTGGAGAGCATACCTGGCCGTGCAGGTCCTTTCAGAGACGGGAGGTCTTATGGTCCAGGCATGTTAAACGGAGTTAACGCTCCTAGTAGCTCTTATCATCTTTACGGCCAGTTCCCCATGCAGGGTTTCCCCTTCCCTCTCTGTAAGCTGACAGATGCCAAAAATACTTTCCCTGATTTCTCCAAAGGAGCCCCCATCCAACACAAACACTGCTCTCCAGCTGATGGTAACAGCTCCATGGTGGCTGATTACGGTCGCACCACCACCAGCGGACCTTCAAGCATGTGCCACGGGACCCCCTACTCCTCCCGGGAGCTGGGCAGAAATGAGGAGATGAAGAGGGAGAGCCTGGAAGGATTGGTGCAGTCCATCGGCATGAGCTCTAGAAAGCACGGGATGGCCAGCCTGGCCCAGGAGCAACAGAGGGAGATGGGTAAAGAGCAGGGGCCTCTGGTGGAAGAGGATCTGACCCACCAACACTACTCCATGGGCATGCCTTCCAGTGGACGCAAAACACTGATGAGCAGCCCCCAGAGCCCTCTGAAGTCAGACTGCCAGCCTAACTCTCCGACCGAATCGAGCAGCAGCAAGAACGCCGCCCTCTCACAAGCCTCACAGCCTCCAACTCTGCAAGGCACGCAGGACCCTAAGGCTCGCAACTGGAAAAAGTACAAATTTATCGTGCTTAATCAGAGCACCAAGGAGGAAGAGAGCGGTCCTCATGACCCTGAGATGCGATCACCACAGCGTCTGGGACTGCCTGCCTTCCatccaacttctgagactgaccACCCGGAATCACAGGCCTCTAACACCAAGATAAGTGACCACGGAGACGACTTCACTGTGCCACAAGCCAGCCGCCTCAACAATATAATCAACAG AACTCTGGAAGGATCACAGAGGAACGGTGACAGCCACTCTTCTCTTTATATGAGCCACTTAAAGTGCACCTCCTGCGGCTCACAGTCCCCACAGCACTCAGACGTCTGTCCCAACACTCCTGGCTCGCGTCTTACTGAGGAAATGTCTGAGCTCCACTCTGAGTACTCCGACTCCAGCTGTG AAAATGGTACATACTTCTGTAACGAATGCGACTCCAAATTCGCAGAAGAGGAGATTTTGAAACGCCACATGCTTCAGGTCCACAGTGACAAGCCATACAAATGCGATCGGTGCCAAGCAGCATTCCGCTACAAGGGAAATCTTGCCAGCCATAAGACAGTTCACACAG GAGAGAAGCCGTACCGGTGCAACATCTGCGGTGCACAGTTCAATCGACCAGCTAACCTCAAGACTCACACACGCATTCACTCTGGAGAAAAGCCATACAAGTGCGAGACATGCGGAGCTCGTTTTGTTCAG GTCGCTCACCTGCGCGCCCACGTTCTGATCCACACGGGAGAGAAGCCATATCCCTGTGAAATCTGTGGCACTCGCTTCCGACACCTGCAGACACTCAAGAGTCACCTGCGCATACACACGGGAGAAAAGCCCTATCAT TGTGAGAAATGCAACTTGCACTTTCGCCACAAAAGTCAGCTGCGGCTGCACCTTCGGCAGAAGCACGGCGCAATCACCAACACCAAGATCCAGTACCGCATATCCACAACAGACCTGCCCACTGACCTGACCAAGGCTTGCTGA
- the bcl6aa gene encoding BCL6A transcription repressor a isoform X3, which translates to MQEVSRKALPDLDKMSCAADSCIQFTRHASDVLLNLNRLRSRDILTDVTILVNRQQFRAHKTVLMACSGLFYTIFTDSLKCNLNAISLDPKVDPEGFAILLEFMYTSRLTLKESLIMAVMNTAIYLQMDHVVDTCHRFIKSSDSSIKLPREDFLVSPLLLPQDVHGYRPHEMVESIPGRAGPFRDGRSYGPGMLNGVNAPSSSYHLYGQFPMQGFPFPLCKLTDAKNTFPDFSKGAPIQHKHCSPADGNSSMVADYGRTTTSGPSSMCHGTPYSSRELGRNEEMKRESLEGLVQSIGMSSRKHGMASLAQEQQREMGKEQGPLVEEDLTHQHYSMGMPSSGRKTLMSSPQSPLKSDCQPNSPTESSSSKNAALSQASQPPTLQGTQDPKARNWKKYKFIVLNQSTKEEESGPHDPEMRSPQRLGLPAFHPTSETDHPESQASNTKISDHGDDFTVPQASRLNNIINSRTLEGSQRNGDSHSSLYMSHLKCTSCGSQSPQHSDVCPNTPGSRLTEEMSELHSEYSDSSCENGTYFCNECDSKFAEEEILKRHMLQVHSDKPYKCDRCQAAFRYKGNLASHKTVHTGEKPYRCNICGAQFNRPANLKTHTRIHSGEKPYKCETCGARFVQVAHLRAHVLIHTGEKPYPCEICGTRFRHLQTLKSHLRIHTGEKPYHCEKCNLHFRHKSQLRLHLRQKHGAITNTKIQYRISTTDLPTDLTKAC; encoded by the exons tGGGCTCTTCTACACAATCTTCACCGACTCTCTAAAATGCAACCTAAACGCTATCAGTCTGGACCCGAAGGTCGACCCGGAAGGCTTTGCAATCCTTCTGGAGTTCATGTACACTTCTCGCCTCACGCTGAAGGAGAGCCTCATCATGGCAGTCATGAACACAGCCATCTACCTGCAGATGGACCACGTCGTTGACACCTGCCACAGATTCATTAAGTCCAG TGACTCCTCCATCAAACTGCCCCGAGAGGACTTTCTCGTCAGTCCTTTACTTTTACCTCAAGATGTTCACGGTTACAGACCACACGAGATGGTGGAGAGCATACCTGGCCGTGCAGGTCCTTTCAGAGACGGGAGGTCTTATGGTCCAGGCATGTTAAACGGAGTTAACGCTCCTAGTAGCTCTTATCATCTTTACGGCCAGTTCCCCATGCAGGGTTTCCCCTTCCCTCTCTGTAAGCTGACAGATGCCAAAAATACTTTCCCTGATTTCTCCAAAGGAGCCCCCATCCAACACAAACACTGCTCTCCAGCTGATGGTAACAGCTCCATGGTGGCTGATTACGGTCGCACCACCACCAGCGGACCTTCAAGCATGTGCCACGGGACCCCCTACTCCTCCCGGGAGCTGGGCAGAAATGAGGAGATGAAGAGGGAGAGCCTGGAAGGATTGGTGCAGTCCATCGGCATGAGCTCTAGAAAGCACGGGATGGCCAGCCTGGCCCAGGAGCAACAGAGGGAGATGGGTAAAGAGCAGGGGCCTCTGGTGGAAGAGGATCTGACCCACCAACACTACTCCATGGGCATGCCTTCCAGTGGACGCAAAACACTGATGAGCAGCCCCCAGAGCCCTCTGAAGTCAGACTGCCAGCCTAACTCTCCGACCGAATCGAGCAGCAGCAAGAACGCCGCCCTCTCACAAGCCTCACAGCCTCCAACTCTGCAAGGCACGCAGGACCCTAAGGCTCGCAACTGGAAAAAGTACAAATTTATCGTGCTTAATCAGAGCACCAAGGAGGAAGAGAGCGGTCCTCATGACCCTGAGATGCGATCACCACAGCGTCTGGGACTGCCTGCCTTCCatccaacttctgagactgaccACCCGGAATCACAGGCCTCTAACACCAAGATAAGTGACCACGGAGACGACTTCACTGTGCCACAAGCCAGCCGCCTCAACAATATAATCAACAG CAGAACTCTGGAAGGATCACAGAGGAACGGTGACAGCCACTCTTCTCTTTATATGAGCCACTTAAAGTGCACCTCCTGCGGCTCACAGTCCCCACAGCACTCAGACGTCTGTCCCAACACTCCTGGCTCGCGTCTTACTGAGGAAATGTCTGAGCTCCACTCTGAGTACTCCGACTCCAGCTGTG AAAATGGTACATACTTCTGTAACGAATGCGACTCCAAATTCGCAGAAGAGGAGATTTTGAAACGCCACATGCTTCAGGTCCACAGTGACAAGCCATACAAATGCGATCGGTGCCAAGCAGCATTCCGCTACAAGGGAAATCTTGCCAGCCATAAGACAGTTCACACAG GAGAGAAGCCGTACCGGTGCAACATCTGCGGTGCACAGTTCAATCGACCAGCTAACCTCAAGACTCACACACGCATTCACTCTGGAGAAAAGCCATACAAGTGCGAGACATGCGGAGCTCGTTTTGTTCAG GTCGCTCACCTGCGCGCCCACGTTCTGATCCACACGGGAGAGAAGCCATATCCCTGTGAAATCTGTGGCACTCGCTTCCGACACCTGCAGACACTCAAGAGTCACCTGCGCATACACACGGGAGAAAAGCCCTATCAT TGTGAGAAATGCAACTTGCACTTTCGCCACAAAAGTCAGCTGCGGCTGCACCTTCGGCAGAAGCACGGCGCAATCACCAACACCAAGATCCAGTACCGCATATCCACAACAGACCTGCCCACTGACCTGACCAAGGCTTGCTGA
- the smx5 gene encoding smx5 isoform X1 has product MLFYSFFKSLVGKDVVVELKNDLSICGTLHSVDQYLNIKLTDISVTDPEKYPHMLSVKNCFIRGSVVRYVQLPADEVDTQLLQDAARKEAMQQKQ; this is encoded by the exons ATG cttttcTACTCATTCTTCAAGTCTCTGGTGGGCAAAGACGTGGTGGTGGAATTAAAAAACGACTTGAG CATATGTGGAACACTACACTCTGTCGATCAG TATCTGAACATCAAACTCacagacatcagtgtcactgaccCTGAGAAGTATCCGCACATG TTGTCAGTGAAAAACTGCTTCATCCGTGGTTCAGTGGTGCGATACGTTCAGCTTCctgctgatgaagtggacaccCAGCTCCTACAGGATGCAGCACGAAAAGAGGCCATGCAACAGAAACAATGA
- the bcl6aa gene encoding BCL6A transcription repressor a isoform X5 yields the protein MSCAADSCIQFTRHASDVLLNLNRLRSRDILTDVTILVNRQQFRAHKTVLMACSGLFYTIFTDSLKCNLNAISLDPKVDPEGFAILLEFMYTSRLTLKESLIMAVMNTAIYLQMDHVVDTCHRFIKSSDSSIKLPREDFLVSPLLLPQDVHGYRPHEMVESIPGRAGPFRDGRSYGPGMLNGVNAPSSSYHLYGQFPMQGFPFPLCKLTDAKNTFPDFSKGAPIQHKHCSPADGNSSMVADYGRTTTSGPSSMCHGTPYSSRELGRNEEMKRESLEGLVQSIGMSSRKHGMASLAQEQQREMGKEQGPLVEEDLTHQHYSMGMPSSGRKTLMSSPQSPLKSDCQPNSPTESSSSKNAALSQASQPPTLQGTQDPKARNWKKYKFIVLNQSTKEEESGPHDPEMRSPQRLGLPAFHPTSETDHPESQASNTKISDHGDDFTVPQASRLNNIINSRTLEGSQRNGDSHSSLYMSHLKCTSCGSQSPQHSDVCPNTPGSRLTEEMSELHSEYSDSSCENGTYFCNECDSKFAEEEILKRHMLQVHSDKPYKCDRCQAAFRYKGNLASHKTVHTGEKPYRCNICGAQFNRPANLKTHTRIHSGEKPYKCETCGARFVQVAHLRAHVLIHTGEKPYPCEICGTRFRHLQTLKSHLRIHTGEKPYHCEKCNLHFRHKSQLRLHLRQKHGAITNTKIQYRISTTDLPTDLTKAC from the exons tGGGCTCTTCTACACAATCTTCACCGACTCTCTAAAATGCAACCTAAACGCTATCAGTCTGGACCCGAAGGTCGACCCGGAAGGCTTTGCAATCCTTCTGGAGTTCATGTACACTTCTCGCCTCACGCTGAAGGAGAGCCTCATCATGGCAGTCATGAACACAGCCATCTACCTGCAGATGGACCACGTCGTTGACACCTGCCACAGATTCATTAAGTCCAG TGACTCCTCCATCAAACTGCCCCGAGAGGACTTTCTCGTCAGTCCTTTACTTTTACCTCAAGATGTTCACGGTTACAGACCACACGAGATGGTGGAGAGCATACCTGGCCGTGCAGGTCCTTTCAGAGACGGGAGGTCTTATGGTCCAGGCATGTTAAACGGAGTTAACGCTCCTAGTAGCTCTTATCATCTTTACGGCCAGTTCCCCATGCAGGGTTTCCCCTTCCCTCTCTGTAAGCTGACAGATGCCAAAAATACTTTCCCTGATTTCTCCAAAGGAGCCCCCATCCAACACAAACACTGCTCTCCAGCTGATGGTAACAGCTCCATGGTGGCTGATTACGGTCGCACCACCACCAGCGGACCTTCAAGCATGTGCCACGGGACCCCCTACTCCTCCCGGGAGCTGGGCAGAAATGAGGAGATGAAGAGGGAGAGCCTGGAAGGATTGGTGCAGTCCATCGGCATGAGCTCTAGAAAGCACGGGATGGCCAGCCTGGCCCAGGAGCAACAGAGGGAGATGGGTAAAGAGCAGGGGCCTCTGGTGGAAGAGGATCTGACCCACCAACACTACTCCATGGGCATGCCTTCCAGTGGACGCAAAACACTGATGAGCAGCCCCCAGAGCCCTCTGAAGTCAGACTGCCAGCCTAACTCTCCGACCGAATCGAGCAGCAGCAAGAACGCCGCCCTCTCACAAGCCTCACAGCCTCCAACTCTGCAAGGCACGCAGGACCCTAAGGCTCGCAACTGGAAAAAGTACAAATTTATCGTGCTTAATCAGAGCACCAAGGAGGAAGAGAGCGGTCCTCATGACCCTGAGATGCGATCACCACAGCGTCTGGGACTGCCTGCCTTCCatccaacttctgagactgaccACCCGGAATCACAGGCCTCTAACACCAAGATAAGTGACCACGGAGACGACTTCACTGTGCCACAAGCCAGCCGCCTCAACAATATAATCAACAG CAGAACTCTGGAAGGATCACAGAGGAACGGTGACAGCCACTCTTCTCTTTATATGAGCCACTTAAAGTGCACCTCCTGCGGCTCACAGTCCCCACAGCACTCAGACGTCTGTCCCAACACTCCTGGCTCGCGTCTTACTGAGGAAATGTCTGAGCTCCACTCTGAGTACTCCGACTCCAGCTGTG AAAATGGTACATACTTCTGTAACGAATGCGACTCCAAATTCGCAGAAGAGGAGATTTTGAAACGCCACATGCTTCAGGTCCACAGTGACAAGCCATACAAATGCGATCGGTGCCAAGCAGCATTCCGCTACAAGGGAAATCTTGCCAGCCATAAGACAGTTCACACAG GAGAGAAGCCGTACCGGTGCAACATCTGCGGTGCACAGTTCAATCGACCAGCTAACCTCAAGACTCACACACGCATTCACTCTGGAGAAAAGCCATACAAGTGCGAGACATGCGGAGCTCGTTTTGTTCAG GTCGCTCACCTGCGCGCCCACGTTCTGATCCACACGGGAGAGAAGCCATATCCCTGTGAAATCTGTGGCACTCGCTTCCGACACCTGCAGACACTCAAGAGTCACCTGCGCATACACACGGGAGAAAAGCCCTATCAT TGTGAGAAATGCAACTTGCACTTTCGCCACAAAAGTCAGCTGCGGCTGCACCTTCGGCAGAAGCACGGCGCAATCACCAACACCAAGATCCAGTACCGCATATCCACAACAGACCTGCCCACTGACCTGACCAAGGCTTGCTGA